The window AGCGTGTAGGCACTGGCGACCTCCAGCCGTGCCGAGGCGTAGCTGTCGGCCAGGCCGACAGGCAGGGTCTTGGTCATCGGCGTGTGCAGCATCCAGGTCAGGTTGAACTCACCGAGGGACAGGGTGATCACCATCAGCACCCCGGCAAGAATGCCGGCACGACTGTTGGGCACCACGACGCTGAAGAAGCGCTGCCACGGACCGGCGCCGAGGCTGGCGGCAGCCTCTTCGAGCAGTGGCAACTGCTGGCGCTGCATCACCGCCATCACCGGGCGCACCAGGAAGGGCAGGGTGAACAGCACGTGCCCGACCAGGATGAACAGCCAACTGCCGCGAAAGGCGCCGAACTGGCCGTAGGTCAGCAGCAGTGCCAGGGCACTGGCCAGGCCCGGCATTGCCACCGGCAAGACCATCAGTTCCTCGAAGGCACGGCTGAAGCGGTTGTTCATCTTCACCAGGGCATAGGCGGCCGGTACGCCGATCACGCAGACGCACAGGGCGCAGGCCAGGGCCAGTTGCAGGGACAACCAGACGGTACCGGCATAGGCCTGCCAGACCTGGGCCAGCCAGGCGAAGGTCAGGCCGCTGGACGGGCCCTGGAAGTAGTTGCGGGTCAGCCCGGCGAGCAGCGACAACAGCACCGGCACCAGCATGAAGGCGCACACCAGCAGGGTGAACGCCAGTTGGGCGAAGAACAGATTCGAACGTTTCACCGTACGCTCCCCGACTGCTTGACCAGGCGCCGGGCCAGCAGCAATACGATCCAGGTCACGCCACCGAGCACCACTGACAGCGCGGCGGCCACGCTGAAGTTGGCGTAGTTGGTGAACACGTTGTAGATCGCCACCGGGGTGACGTTGAGCCGGGTGCCGAGGGTGAAGGCGGTGCCGAAGGCACCCATCGAGGTGGCGAAGCAGATCGCCCCGCAGGACACCAGCGCCGGTGCCAGGCCCGGCACGATCACATCGCGTACCACCGGCCAGAGACCGGCGCCGAGAGAGCGGGCGGCTTCCTCCAGGCTGCGGTCGAGGCTTTCACAGGCGGCCATCACGGTCAGGATCACCCGGGGGATGGAGAAGTACAGGTAGCCGAGGAACAGGCCGGCCAGCGAATAGGCGAAGATCCAGCGCTCGCCCGCCAGTTGCAGGCCGAGCTGGGCGAACAGGCCCTGGCGACCGGCCAGCAGGATCACCAGGAAACCCACCACCACGCCCGGAAAGGCCAGGGGAAAGGTCAGCAGCGCCACCAGCAGCGAACGGCCGAAGAACTGTTGGCGAGCCAGGAACACGCCGCTGATGCCACCCACCAGCAGTGCGGCCAGGGTGGTCAGCGCGGCCAGCAGGACGGTCTGCAATAGGCTTTCCAGGTACTGTGGGCTGCTCAGCACCTGCCAGTAGCCACTGTCGCCGGCACCGCGGCTGTCAGCACCGAGCAGCACCAGGTGGGCCAGCGGCAACAACCAGAACGCCAGCAGCAGGGCCATGGCCGGCGCCAGCGCCCAGCTCGCCGCCGAGGGCAGGCGTAATCGTGGCCAGGCGCGGGGCGGGTTGGCCAGCAGCTCGTCGAGCACCACCGACACTTACTTCACCTCGCTCAGGTAGCGGGCAGCGAAGGCTTCCTGCACGGCGGCCATGTGCTGGTAGTCAACCACCCCGGCGCGGGCGTAGTCGCTGTCCGGCAGAAAGCGTGCGGCCACTTCCGGCGGCATCTTCATCTGCCGGACCGGGCGCAGGTAGGCGTTGGCCCAGAGAGCCTGGCCCTGGTCCGAGAGCACGAAGTCGAGGACCTTCTCGGCATTGGCGCGATGCGGCGCGTTGCCGACCGGGCTCATCACGTAAGGCACGCTGAGGCTGCCTTCCTTCGGGATCACGAAATCGACGTTGGCCTGGTCCTTGTAGCGGGCGCGGTAGGCGTTGAAGTCGTAGTCGACCAGGATCGGCAGTTCACCCGAGAGTACCCGCGCATAGGCGGTCTGCTTGGGTACGATCGGGGCGTTTTTCGAGAGTTTCCTGAAGTACTCGATGGCCGGGGCGAAATTGTCCAGTGTGCCGCCCATGGCCTGGTTGATCGCCACGGCCGAGACGTAGCCGACGAAGGCACTGGACGGGTCGAGGTAGCCGACCATGCCCTTGTATTCGGGCTTGAGCAGGTCGGCCCAGCTTTGTGGCACGGGCAAGCCACCGAGGGCGTCGACGTTGACCATCAGGCCGAGAGTGCCGGAGTGAATCGCGAACCAATGGCCGGCCGGGTCCTTGAGACCGGCAGGAATCTCGTCCCAGTGGCTGGGCTTGTACTCACCCAGGACCCCGGCTTGCTGTGCCTGCAGGCCGAAGGTCACACCGTAGTAGACCACGTCGGCCACCGGCGCGGCGCGCTCGGCCACCAGT of the Pseudomonas vanderleydeniana genome contains:
- a CDS encoding ABC transporter permease gives rise to the protein MKRSNLFFAQLAFTLLVCAFMLVPVLLSLLAGLTRNYFQGPSSGLTFAWLAQVWQAYAGTVWLSLQLALACALCVCVIGVPAAYALVKMNNRFSRAFEELMVLPVAMPGLASALALLLTYGQFGAFRGSWLFILVGHVLFTLPFLVRPVMAVMQRQQLPLLEEAAASLGAGPWQRFFSVVVPNSRAGILAGVLMVITLSLGEFNLTWMLHTPMTKTLPVGLADSYASARLEVASAYTLIFLLLIVPLLIAVQALSARLSRGERP
- a CDS encoding ABC transporter substrate-binding protein, with translation MTRLSKTLAALLLGGLTGLAHAAETAICYNCPPEWADWGSQLKAIADNTGVQVPLDNKNSGQALAQLVAERAAPVADVVYYGVTFGLQAQQAGVLGEYKPSHWDEIPAGLKDPAGHWFAIHSGTLGLMVNVDALGGLPVPQSWADLLKPEYKGMVGYLDPSSAFVGYVSAVAINQAMGGTLDNFAPAIEYFRKLSKNAPIVPKQTAYARVLSGELPILVDYDFNAYRARYKDQANVDFVIPKEGSLSVPYVMSPVGNAPHRANAEKVLDFVLSDQGQALWANAYLRPVRQMKMPPEVAARFLPDSDYARAGVVDYQHMAAVQEAFAARYLSEVK
- a CDS encoding ABC transporter permease; this encodes MALLLAFWLLPLAHLVLLGADSRGAGDSGYWQVLSSPQYLESLLQTVLLAALTTLAALLVGGISGVFLARQQFFGRSLLVALLTFPLAFPGVVVGFLVILLAGRQGLFAQLGLQLAGERWIFAYSLAGLFLGYLYFSIPRVILTVMAACESLDRSLEEAARSLGAGLWPVVRDVIVPGLAPALVSCGAICFATSMGAFGTAFTLGTRLNVTPVAIYNVFTNYANFSVAAALSVVLGGVTWIVLLLARRLVKQSGSVR